Sequence from the Rhizobium sp. TH2 genome:
ATCCCCCGGCCCGTTTCATGCGCCTCCAGCCCGCAGGCGCCGATAAACGCCTTGGTTTCAGCAAGCGTGATGGCGTAGACGCATTTGCCCATCGCGCCCGAGGCGACGCGGGCGACGAAGTTTTCGGCGTCCTTGATCGTATAGGGGTGCGGCATGCGCGACACCATGGAGGCGACGTTCATGGTGTTGGCGAGATGGGCAATTGCGTTGGTGTCCGCCATCTCAGGGGCGCGCAAGGTCAGGCGCTCCGAGACGAGAATGGGCGAGACGAACTCCAGCGGCGCCGAGTCCCTCGACTCCTGCCGCATCTCACTTCTGAAACCAGCTTGGCTCTGGCTTTCCTTCAGTTGAGTTTGCATTTTTTCCTCCTGGGGTGAGCGCAAACGAAAAGGGAAGATGGATTTCACCCCATCTTCCCTTTTTGAACCCTGGAGGTCTTGTGACCTGAAGCGTCAGTCGGGCCGATGAGGCGCCGACTGTTTAAAGAGTGCCGGCTTACTCTGCTGCTGCTGCCGTTTTCGGCATCACGGATACGTATACGCGGCCATTGGCCTTGGATCGGTAATTCACGGTACCTTCGGTGACTGCAAAAATCGTGTGATCCTTGCCGAGGCCGACATTGGCGCCGGGATGCCACTGGGTGCCGCGCTGACGCAGAATGATGTTGCCGGAGACGACAGCTTCGCCGCCGAACTTCTTCACGCCCAAACGCTTGGAATTGGAATCGCGACCGTTGCGCGACGAACCGCCAGCTTTTTTGTGTGCCATGGTTTTGCTCCTTGTCCTCTAACCTATTAAGCCGCGATCTCGAGAATGCGGACCTTGGTGAAATGCTGGCGGTGGCCCTTCTTGCGCTTGGAATTCTGACGGCGGCGCTTGACGAAAGAAATGGTCTTCCGCTTGCGACCCTGCTCGACGACTTCCGCGGTCACGACGGCGCCGACAACAAACGGCGCGCCGATCTTGGCGCTGGCACCCTCGCCAACAACGAGGACTTCTGTGAATTCGATCTTCGCACCGGCTTCGCCTTCCAGCTTTTCGATCTGGATGACGTCGTTGGCAGCAACCTGGTACTGCTTTCCACCGGTCTTGATGACTGCGAACATTTTTTGTCCTTTCATGTTCTGTGAACGCGCCTCGATAAAAACCTGCTAAGGGCCTCGGTCGGGCGGTCTTTTTGTTCAGTCGATTGGTCTTTGGCGAAGCGAACTTCGCCGGTGAGATATGCCTTGATTCCCGCCGCGTGGCAAACATCAAAACATGCCGCGAACATGATTGCCCGCAGTCTTCCGCCCATGCGTGTACGCGAGGCCCCAAATCCTGTCAAGCCAATCGCAGGCAAAGAAACGACGATCGGCGCTTTTTCTATCTTGCGTCAGCCATTTTTCATCGCTATATCGCGGCCCACACGCTCGGAACCCACGCTGGTTCCCGGTGCCCCGCGGAGAGGTGGCAGAGTGGTTGAATGTACCGCACTCGAAATGCGGCGTACCTGCAAGGGTACCGTGGGTTCAAATCCCACCCTCTCCGCCATATCCCTTTGTTTCATATAGAGAAATTTTGC
This genomic interval carries:
- the rplU gene encoding 50S ribosomal protein L21 — encoded protein: MFAVIKTGGKQYQVAANDVIQIEKLEGEAGAKIEFTEVLVVGEGASAKIGAPFVVGAVVTAEVVEQGRKRKTISFVKRRRQNSKRKKGHRQHFTKVRILEIAA
- the rpmA gene encoding 50S ribosomal protein L27; translation: MAHKKAGGSSRNGRDSNSKRLGVKKFGGEAVVSGNIILRQRGTQWHPGANVGLGKDHTIFAVTEGTVNYRSKANGRVYVSVMPKTAAAAE
- a CDS encoding GNAT family N-acetyltransferase, with product MQTQLKESQSQAGFRSEMRQESRDSAPLEFVSPILVSERLTLRAPEMADTNAIAHLANTMNVASMVSRMPHPYTIKDAENFVARVASGAMGKCVYAITLAETKAFIGACGLEAHETGRGIELGYWIGESYWNRGFATEAAQTLIDFGFRHFDVDFIDARARVMNIGSRRVIQKCGFQFQGTGMADSLALGGSVAVEWFRLDRKTWGSLRSWGGAR